Proteins found in one Neurospora crassa OR74A linkage group II, whole genome shotgun sequence genomic segment:
- the hym-1 gene encoding conidiophore development protein hymA → MSFLFGRARTRTNVSDLPRQAREHVVKLDQGPQGKVEELAKVLSQMKQLLQGTHEQEASLEHQYQLVTGMIEEDLLYLLAINLYRLPFDSRKDTQVIFSYVFRFRPPNAPARAEPLALAYVVERRPQVLIELCKGYDHKESAQHAGTVLKELIKSSEAATAVILHDDGDEPGSSARGVGAIDRNRKQTGNGIFWSFFDWIDRGSFEVAADAFTTFRELLTKHKDLVPHYLQTNFDLFFSKYNSILIQSTSYVTKRQSIKLLGEILLDRSNYNVMTAYVDRGEHLKICMNLLRDDRKMVQYEGFHVFKVFVANPHKSVPVQKILLMNREKLLHFLSHFLEDRTDDEQFIDEREFLIKQIRNMPPTPVVPQR, encoded by the exons ATGTCATTCCTCTTTGGGAGAGCAAGGACAAGAACCAACGTCAGCGATCTGCCCCGACAAGCCCGCGAACATGTCGTCAAGCTCGATCAGGGTCCCCAGGGAaaggtggaggagctggCCAAAGTACTGTCACAAATGAAACAGTTACTACAAGGGACCCATG AACAAGAAGCCTCCCTCGAACACCAATACCAATTGGTCACGGGCATGATCGAAGAAGACCTCCTGtacctcctcgccatcaacCTCTACCGCCTCCCCTTCGACTCCCGGAAAGACACCCAAGTCATCTTCTCCTACGTCTTCCGCTTCCGCCCACCCAACGCGCCCGCCCGCGCCGAACCGCTCGCCCTCGCATACGTGGTGGAAAGACGGCCCCAGGTCCTGATCGAGCTGTGCAAGGGCTACGACCACAAGGAAAGCGCACAACACGCGGGTACCGTTCTGAAAGAGCTCATCAAGAGCAGTGAGGCCGCCACGGCCGTGATTCTgcacgacgacggcgacgagcCAGGGTCGAGTGCGCGGGGAGTCGGGGCCATTGATAGGAACAGGAAGCAGACGGGCAACGGGATATTTTGGTCCTTCTTTGACTGGATAGATAGGGGCTCGTTTGAAGTGGCGGCTGATGCCTTTACTACCTTCCGG GAACTCCTCACAAAACACAAAGACCTAGTCCCCCACTACCTCCAAACTAACTTTgaccttttcttctccaaATACAACTCCATTCTAATCCAGTCCACCTCGTACGTCACCAAGCGCCAATCCATCAAACTCCTCGGCGAGATCCTCTTGGACCGATCCAACTACAACGTCATGACCGCCTACGTTGACCGCGGCGAGCACCTCAAGATCTGCATGAACCTGCTCCGAGACGACCGCAAGATGGTCCAGTACGAAGGCTTCCATGTCTTCAAGGTGTTTGTCGCCAACCCCCACAAGAGCGTGCCGGTGCAAAAGATTTTGTTGATGAATCGAGAAAAGTTACTGCACTTTTTGAGTCACTTTCTGGAGGATAGGACGGATGACGAGCAGTTTATTGATGAGAGGGAGTTTTTGATTAAGCAAATCAGGAATATGCCGCCTACGCCCGTGGTGCCGCAGCGGTAA